In Deinococcus humi, the genomic window GACGGTTCCGACCCCGCTGGCGCCTGCGGCGGTGTAGATGATGTCCACACCGTTGTCCATCATCGCCGAGGCGATTTGGCGGGCGACCTTGGGGTTGTTAAACGCGGCGACGGTGTCGCCGATGTTGGCCGTCCTGACCTGGCAGGTCGGGCAGGCGAACTTCGCGCCAGCACGGAAGCCTACCTTGAAGCGGTTGATCACGGGGATGTCCAGACCCCCAATGAAGCCCACGCGCCCGGTGCTGGTCTGGAGCCCGGCCAGGTAGCCCGCGAGGAAGCTGCCCTCGTTTTCACGGAACCGCAGGCCCATGGTGTTGTTGCCACTGGGCACATCGTCCACGGTCACGAACCTGGTTTTTGGATGCAGCGCGGCCGCCTGGGTGATCGCGTCGTTGTTCGAGAAGCCCACCCCGATCACGAGTTGGTTACCGAGGCTCAGGCCGCTGATTCCGCTGCCGACTTCCTTACGCTCCTTGGGGTCGGAGGTGGTGATTTTGCCGCCGGTGGCCTTGATGGCGCGGAGCGCGCCTTCGTAGGCTCCCTGGTTGAAGCCGCGGTCGTTGCGGCCTCCGATATCGAACGCGAGACCCACGTTGACAGGCGCGGCCTGTGCGGTTCCAAGGGCGAGAATGATGCTGGCGGCAGACAACAGAGGGTACAGTCTGCGGGTAGGTATATTCATACCCACATCATGGTGCGGACGTTTTTCGTTTCTCTGACAACAATCCTGCTTTAGGTCCCCCGTAGCCATCCAGGCCAGCAGATGTCTAGGGGAGTGGCATGCTCACTCTGGCTGAGGCTGGCCGGGCCTACAGTTTGTGTGCTGAAGCGTTCAGATCCATGGAGCTGCGGCACCGAAGATGGATTCAGGACCGCACCCATCACCTGAAACACTCCCGGCTTAGCGTGGAGAGGAGCGCCCTTGACGCCTAGGATTGGCATTCTCGGCACCCGAATGAAGGGCCGTCCGCTGGGCAAACGTTTGGTGGACGCCGGCTACCCCGTGATGTTTGGCTCTTGCACTCCTGAAAAAGCCTAAGCCCTCGTTGAGACCCTAGATTCGCCCGTCCAGGAGCAGTGTGGCCGAGGCGCCCTCCTTTGGTGACCTCGTGACCATAGCATTGGGCTTCGGGCGACTGCCCGCCACGGTAGAGGCCGCCGGGAATCTGGTCAGCAAGGTGCTGCTTGACCTGACCAGTACCTGAGACACTTCCCAGCAACCGGTCCAGCTCGCCGTCGGGCACAGCACGTCTGCGGCAGAGGTAGGGGCCCGGTTGGCTCCGGCCGCGCAGGTGGTCAATCAATCTCCTATACGCCGGAGCGTTGGAACAGCCGACGTTCGATGATGTGGTGACAGACGGGGAGGACATAGGGACCAAACACTGGTTGCGAAGGTCCTGCGTGACCTGTGGTTAGAGTCGCGTGGTGTTGGGCCGCTGTCCAGTTCCCGGTGACTGGAGCTATTGTCGCTGCTGTGGTTGCGTCTGGCACGCTTGCCCGGGGCCGGGCCGTATTCGGCGTTCAAGTTGCTGCACCGGGACGTCCCGGACCCGGTGTGGCCTGGTCCACCGGTATGCGAAGGACCAGAACGCTGCCTCTCACCATGTTCAGTTCTCATCCACAATAGGGAAGGCGACCCGGAGGTCGCCTGTTATTTAACAGAGGGCGGTATGCGCCGAATGTCCAGCTTATGCGTCGAACACACCGGCCATCATCCGAGGCGTTGCCCCTGACGTGATTCGTTGAGGCTTCTGTCGGTTCGGGCCTTAGACCCCAGCAAGATGCTGTCAGACAAGGCCGCAGTCACCCCTGATGGGACGCTGTTTAGCCACTGACCTGACATCAGGTGAAAGGTTGCACTGTCAGACGGTCTGACTGCGTCCTAAAATTCGTGCATGACGACATCTATGCGCGTGTCCGTCTTCCTCGGCCTCAGCCTCGACGGGTTCATCGCCAGTGAGGGTGGGGGTCTGGAGTGGCTTGATGTCGTGCACACCGATCCCCCAGAGGACACGGGTTATCAGGAACTCATGGCCTCCGCCGATGTCCTCGTGCTGGGGCGCTCAACCTATGACGCGGTGATTGGGTTCCCGGAGTGGCCGTATGATGGAAAACGCCTTGTCGTCGTGACACACCGCCCCATAGAAGCGAGGCATGGTGAGCAACGCTTTGAGGGTGAATTGAACGAGTTGTTCAAACAGCTGGCTCAGGAAGGGCACCAGCACGTCTATCTGGATGGCGGCGACGTGGTAAGGCAGGGATTACGGGCGGACAAGGTGACTGACCTGACGCTGTCGTGGTTGCCCATTGTTCTGGGTTCGGGCATCGCCCTGTTTGAGCGTGGCTTGCCGGAACGCCGCTGGCGGCTGGTCAGCAGCCGCGCCTTTCCGAGTGGTCTGATGCAGGCGACGTACCAGGCAAGATAGGTGGGCAACGTTACAGCCCGGTTCGACGAACAAGGGTTGTAACAGCCAGAATGTCGCCAATTGCGGCAGGGTCTACGAACAGGCAGGTTTGGTCCCCGTCATGCGCGGGCGACGCCTGAGCTACGCGCGCACGTGCAGACCAGTGGACACTTTGGTTCTGTGGCCCCATCAGGGCTCCGGCCCCAGCCAGATTGACGCTGCATCTTAAGCCGGGTGGCTTCGGCTGCCGCTCCAAAATCGATCAGGCCTGCCAAGATGTTTTCCACCGTCAGCGGAGGCTGCTTCGTCCCCACTGCACGTCGGGGCAGTATGGATACCAGGCGGTAAAAAGCCGCTGCCTGGCACAGTTCCTCGTAGCGGGCATCTACCTTGCCCGGTAGCCCCTCTGGATTCAACTGACCCACCAGCAGGTATTCCAGGAACGTCGGTTCTCCCCGGTCCTCCACCGGCAGTAGCGTCCCGGCATAGAAGGCGCTGTACGCCCGCCACGCCGACGCCAGGGACCCGCCGGGCCAGTGGGCAAGCTCCGGATGATGGGCGCTCAACTTCTGGAGTTCGTCTCGGGGCAAGGCACTGCGCCCGTATCGTTCTGGATCCAGAGCCAGTGAGGGGCGCACCAGGTCATACAATCCCCGGGCAAGCACACGACACGCCCCTGAGCTTCCCAGACCCGGAGCGTTTTGCGGGTCTGGTGCTGGACATGCGTGGCGCGGGAGCCGTACATCGCCTCGGCCAGTCGCTCCACCGTCATGGGCCAAGCGGCCTGCCGGGCCAGTTGCCAATCGACATCCACCACTTGACCTCGGGTGACCGGACTTGGCACATGTGCAGAGATCAGGTCAGCTGCCGTCACACGGGGTAGGGCGTCAACCGTCTCGACATGGGGTCTTCGATTCAGAGACAAGAAGTGACAGGCGTCATCCAGATGGAGATAACGTGGCGCATTCCGTCCTTGGCTCCGATGTGGTGCGCTCTGGAGATGATGACGACGAATCCAGCGCTTTAACCCAGTGGAGGTCATCCCAGTCAGCTGAGCCAGATCCGCCAGACTGACCCAGCAATACTGGTGGCTCTGAGATCCGTAGAGAAAGTGCGTCGCCTGTTCAAGGGTGCATTCCAGCTACCCGGCGACAAACGCGGGGCTAAGAGGCCCGTAGACGCGTTGTAATTGACGGAGATGTTCTTGAGGCGGGAGAGAGCAGGTGATGTGGTCAGGAATCAAGCTTTGATCTTACCGCTCGGCCAGACCGACTGGCGCCTGTGCCAGTGGCTGCGTCAATCGTTGGGTTCTCCTGGCCCAGGAACGAGGCGCAACCTCGCGCGGGGGATGGCGCAAGGCTACCCCCACCCGCAGAGTATTGAGCCGGTTCAGCTATGGCCAGGATCGCTGTCGTCGCTGGGCCGACCGTGATGTTGGGGTTGCGGTGTCTGGTCCGGTGTATCCGTGCTTGGTGTTTCCGGAGCAGGCTGCTGCTCTACATTATGGTCTGACTCAACCACGCCGTTCTGAGGCGCTTGTGGAGCCTGGGTGGATTTCGTCATGGTGACCTCCTGGAACAAGTGCGGACGATTAGGATGGAAGTTCATAATGTGCCGTCTGGGAGCCCGGTCAGTCCATACTTTGTGAAGCCACCTTGGGATTCAGGTCAGCACCAGCGGCAGGCACAGAAATGTAGACAACGTTGAGCAAACGGTTATGCAACTTGTTTTGGTAAGGTGACGCGGTGCTGGGCAATCAGAAACTGTCGGGCGATCGACTTCCATTAGATGTGTTCGGCCACGCCGCTAATGTGTACCATCGGTTCACGCTGAGTTCTAGCAATGTCGAAGAACTGCTGTTGGAACGCGGAATCGGCGTGACCCGCGAGTCCATCCTCACCTAGAGCATCAACTACAGAGACCTGTTCGCGCACAGCTTAAGCCACAGGGAAGCCGGCCGGAGTTCCCGAAGGCACCTGAATGAGATACACGTGGACGTCGGTGGCATCATTCACTGGCTGGGGCGAACATTCGACAATCATGGAGCCGTGTCGGACATCTTTTTGCAAAACCACCGGGCTCCCGGGGCCGCCCGATTGTTCTTCAGGCAACTGCCGGGCGAAAATGATGTGCCAGAGGTCGTCCATATCGATCAGCTCGGGAGCCACGCCATAGCCCTGAACACCTCTCCCCCTACTCCACAGCGTGAAGCACGTTGGAGTCATCTCAACGGGTCGCCATAGCAACCCCATCGCGCGACACGACGACAGGAACGGTAGCAACCTGGATTCAGGTCACGATAACGGACACAAGGCTTTCTCAACCTGCACGCCCGGACCCACGAACCTGCACCATCCGGCGCGCGGTGCTATTCCCGCTCACAAGAGACATCACCACTAGCAACAGGCGTTTTACTGCTGGCGCGCGGTGATGCAGCAGGCGGCCTC contains:
- a CDS encoding dihydrofolate reductase family protein, encoding MTTSMRVSVFLGLSLDGFIASEGGGLEWLDVVHTDPPEDTGYQELMASADVLVLGRSTYDAVIGFPEWPYDGKRLVVVTHRPIEARHGEQRFEGELNELFKQLAQEGHQHVYLDGGDVVRQGLRADKVTDLTLSWLPIVLGSGIALFERGLPERRWRLVSSRAFPSGLMQATYQAR
- a CDS encoding DDE-type integrase/transposase/recombinase — translated: MDVGGIIHWLGRTFDNHGAVSDIFLQNHRAPGAARLFFRQLPGENDVPEVVHIDQLGSHAIALNTSPPTPQREARWSHLNGSP
- a CDS encoding BMP family lipoprotein produces the protein MSAASIILALGTAQAAPVNVGLAFDIGGRNDRGFNQGAYEGALRAIKATGGKITTSDPKERKEVGSGISGLSLGNQLVIGVGFSNNDAITQAAALHPKTRFVTVDDVPSGNNTMGLRFRENEGSFLAGYLAGLQTSTGRVGFIGGLDIPVINRFKVGFRAGAKFACPTCQVRTANIGDTVAAFNNPKVARQIASAMMDNGVDIIYTAAGASGVGTVDQVRARPCLKAQTLPKGLQFRSNAYASVPKSAAYKKACAGESRPTFFIGVDVNQNALGDFDKNPATMNHGLTSMLKRVDNAVYSIIKDVSSGIEWHEGDRSFGLSNGGVSLAIDRYNQALITPKVQQQIKTVEKLIIGGGVRIPSS